The proteins below come from a single Corynebacterium cystitidis genomic window:
- a CDS encoding C40 family peptidase: MAKHRRQDKNTARKVAAVSAAAMGSTLLVPATATAAEVTVPGSPVSVNVPGIENVPGIENIPGIQQWIPSIQSSNSYYGDVRSAVAQVRAIPGATQIPGFAAFLDQVEANYAPAPATYAAPATAPAPAPAPAPAPAPVVQKSSGQEIVDIARSKIGSPYVYGAAGPNAFDCSGFTSWVYAQAGKNIPRTSGAQAAAGQKVPLNQIQPGDIVVYYGGASHVAIYAGNGVMIDALNSGSPVAERPLHYMPIHSVVRF; encoded by the coding sequence GTGGCTAAGCACCGTCGCCAGGACAAGAATACTGCACGTAAGGTCGCTGCTGTTTCCGCAGCGGCCATGGGGTCGACCCTCCTGGTACCAGCTACCGCGACCGCAGCAGAGGTTACCGTTCCAGGTAGCCCTGTGTCAGTGAATGTCCCGGGCATCGAGAACGTTCCAGGTATTGAAAACATTCCAGGTATCCAGCAGTGGATTCCATCCATCCAGAGCAGCAACAGCTATTACGGCGACGTCCGTTCTGCCGTCGCACAGGTTCGTGCCATTCCAGGAGCAACTCAGATTCCAGGTTTCGCTGCCTTTTTGGACCAAGTAGAGGCAAACTATGCGCCGGCTCCTGCTACCTACGCAGCCCCAGCTACTGCCCCAGCGCCTGCGCCGGCACCGGCCCCAGCGCCGGCACCAGTAGTGCAGAAGTCTTCGGGGCAAGAGATTGTAGACATCGCTCGATCGAAGATTGGTTCCCCGTACGTCTATGGTGCCGCTGGCCCAAACGCGTTTGATTGCTCTGGTTTTACCTCCTGGGTCTACGCCCAGGCTGGTAAGAACATTCCACGCACTTCCGGTGCGCAGGCAGCAGCTGGTCAGAAGGTCCCTTTGAACCAGATTCAGCCTGGTGACATCGTTGTTTACTACGGTGGCGCATCCCACGTTGCAATCTACGCAGGTAACGGTGTGATGATTGATGCACTTAACTCTGGGTCCCCAGTAGCTGAGCGCCCACTGCACTACATGCCAATCCACTCAGTTGTCCGCTTCTAA
- a CDS encoding C40 family peptidase, whose amino-acid sequence MAKHRAPRRSRFTFLVPSLTAAAVSTGLAFPVDAQDIDKLISQMDEVSTAAGAKNEEVKELENDIERAQSNLDRLKDEAESANAAAARAIGAKNGYQSDVNGIAVSKYRNVQKDPLITTLESGNPQTVIDRASYLGSISRNTERTLGELQDANQTAAQMANAANIALAEAEFYRNQLDSKHRKLNEERSELEEQVRNLENQVNSLDGEAREEWLNKNGPIKNPQPGLALNPAASGVVGAAMSKIGAPYGWGAAGPNQFDCSGLMFWAYAQNGKSIPRTSQAQLAGGQSVPLSDLQPGDIIGYYPGVTHVGMYIGNGQVVHASDYGIPVQVVPYNSMPIQGAARY is encoded by the coding sequence GTGGCCAAACACCGCGCGCCAAGGCGCTCACGCTTTACCTTCTTGGTCCCTTCACTCACTGCAGCTGCGGTGTCAACCGGGCTTGCGTTCCCGGTAGACGCCCAAGATATTGATAAGTTGATCTCTCAGATGGACGAAGTTTCCACCGCGGCGGGAGCAAAGAATGAAGAGGTGAAGGAACTAGAGAACGATATCGAACGTGCTCAGTCAAATCTGGATCGCCTGAAAGATGAAGCAGAATCCGCAAATGCCGCTGCTGCACGCGCTATCGGGGCTAAAAATGGATATCAGTCTGACGTCAATGGGATAGCGGTGTCCAAATACCGGAATGTGCAAAAAGATCCGTTAATCACCACCTTGGAGTCCGGCAATCCGCAGACGGTAATCGACCGAGCTTCCTACCTCGGGTCCATCTCTCGCAATACCGAACGCACCCTTGGGGAGCTCCAAGACGCAAATCAAACAGCCGCGCAAATGGCAAACGCAGCTAATATTGCCTTAGCTGAAGCCGAGTTCTATCGCAATCAACTTGACTCGAAGCACCGGAAGTTAAACGAGGAGCGTAGCGAGCTCGAGGAGCAAGTGCGCAACCTGGAGAATCAGGTGAACTCGTTGGACGGCGAAGCGCGCGAGGAATGGCTCAACAAGAATGGCCCCATTAAGAACCCGCAACCAGGCCTCGCATTGAACCCAGCTGCCAGCGGTGTCGTAGGTGCCGCAATGAGTAAAATAGGAGCGCCGTACGGTTGGGGTGCCGCAGGCCCGAATCAGTTTGATTGCTCCGGCTTGATGTTCTGGGCGTACGCACAAAACGGTAAGTCGATCCCGCGCACATCTCAGGCACAGCTAGCAGGTGGCCAGTCGGTTCCGTTATCTGACCTTCAGCCGGGCGATATCATCGGTTATTACCCCGGTGTGACTCACGTCGGAATGTACATTGGTAATGGCCAGGTCGTTCATGCTTCTGACTATGGAATCCCCGTCCAGGTCGTCCCGTATAATTCCATGCCAATTCAGGGTGCTGCCCGCTACTAA
- a CDS encoding glycosyltransferase family 4 protein — MTTLLVTNDFPPAVGGIQSYLRDFLSTVDPREIIVFASTQDAAAAAAHDAASDYRIVRWPRSVMLPTPATTARMQELIRTHSINTVWFGAAAPLALMGAAAKRAGATRVIATTHGHEVGWSMLPGARQALSRIGRSADIITYISEYTVRRIRDVVGDAPRYVHLPSGVDTDFFRPATPQHIESTSRAWNVGRGPVIVCASRLVPRKGQDQLIRCMPEILQQHPDAHLVIVGEGRYRRALEVLAKGVSDSVLFTGSVSSEDMRDLVAAADIVAMPARTRGGGLDVEGLGIVYLEAQACGVAVIAGNSGGAPETVTPETGIVVDGADTRSITHAIMSLIDDPVRRARMGKAGRDHVLRNWTWDVMGKRLNDLL; from the coding sequence ATGACAACGTTGCTTGTGACAAACGATTTCCCGCCCGCAGTCGGCGGGATTCAGTCGTACTTGCGAGATTTTCTTTCCACAGTTGATCCCCGCGAGATCATCGTCTTTGCCTCTACCCAGGATGCCGCTGCAGCCGCTGCTCACGATGCAGCCAGTGATTACCGCATTGTGCGCTGGCCACGTTCAGTCATGTTGCCTACTCCGGCGACTACCGCAAGAATGCAGGAACTGATCCGGACGCATTCCATCAACACGGTGTGGTTTGGGGCAGCCGCACCTTTAGCCCTGATGGGGGCTGCGGCGAAACGCGCTGGTGCAACCCGTGTTATTGCCACAACCCATGGGCACGAGGTCGGCTGGTCTATGCTCCCTGGGGCGCGTCAGGCGCTGTCGCGCATCGGCCGGAGTGCCGATATTATTACCTACATTTCCGAATACACGGTGCGGCGGATTCGGGATGTTGTGGGTGACGCACCGCGCTATGTTCACTTACCAAGTGGTGTCGACACGGATTTCTTCCGGCCCGCAACCCCACAACACATTGAGTCCACCAGTCGCGCTTGGAACGTGGGGCGGGGTCCTGTGATCGTGTGCGCCTCTCGGCTGGTGCCTCGTAAGGGCCAGGATCAACTCATTCGTTGTATGCCCGAAATTTTGCAGCAGCACCCGGATGCACACCTCGTGATCGTGGGCGAGGGCCGGTATCGTCGTGCCCTTGAAGTATTGGCTAAAGGTGTTTCTGACTCTGTTCTTTTCACCGGCTCTGTCTCATCGGAGGACATGCGTGATCTGGTAGCCGCGGCGGATATCGTGGCCATGCCGGCGCGAACACGTGGTGGTGGGTTGGATGTTGAGGGATTAGGAATTGTGTATCTTGAGGCACAGGCGTGCGGGGTAGCGGTGATCGCTGGAAATTCCGGCGGAGCGCCCGAGACCGTTACTCCGGAAACAGGGATCGTCGTAGATGGCGCTGACACCCGCTCGATAACGCACGCCATCATGTCGCTTATCGACGACCCGGTGCGTCGGGCACGTATGGGGAAGGCAGGCCGTGACCATGTGCTTCGGAATTGGACGTGGGATGTCATGGGGAAAAGGCTCAATGATCTGCTCTAA
- a CDS encoding ROK family protein, whose protein sequence is MESSPPRREALTVGFDIGGTNTRASVVTHTGAIIDQASVRTPETARDMEEAIVKLTEDLRSRHEIAAVGVAAAGFLDPDREIIRFAPHLPWRNDAPVRQILQDSIGLPVSLEHDANAAAWGEYRFGAARDLETWVFFAVGTGIGATLMHRGEIYRGSFGTAPEFGHITVVPGGRVCSCGKQGCLERYASGTALLDTAIHIATQGCYEDTSLYRRVVGKRATGDDVMQAARNGDKLGLATVANFAGWLGQGLSIVADVLDPELIVLGGGVSADADMFLPKTKEQLAANIVGSGYRPLPRVVVAELGPAAGMIGVSDLARDSL, encoded by the coding sequence ATGGAATCCTCACCGCCACGTCGTGAAGCTCTGACTGTGGGCTTCGACATCGGAGGCACGAATACCCGCGCCAGCGTCGTTACTCACACCGGTGCAATAATCGATCAAGCTTCGGTGCGGACTCCCGAGACAGCCCGAGACATGGAAGAAGCGATTGTAAAACTCACCGAAGATCTTCGCTCGCGACACGAGATTGCTGCGGTGGGGGTTGCCGCTGCGGGCTTTTTGGATCCAGATCGTGAAATTATCCGCTTTGCCCCACATCTGCCGTGGCGAAACGATGCACCAGTACGCCAAATCCTCCAAGACTCCATTGGGCTTCCGGTAAGTCTTGAGCATGACGCCAACGCGGCAGCATGGGGCGAATATCGATTTGGTGCTGCTCGAGATCTAGAGACGTGGGTTTTCTTCGCAGTGGGCACGGGGATCGGCGCGACTCTGATGCATCGGGGCGAGATTTATCGTGGGTCTTTCGGGACTGCCCCGGAGTTCGGCCACATCACTGTGGTCCCGGGTGGGCGGGTATGTTCCTGTGGGAAGCAGGGGTGCCTCGAACGTTACGCTTCTGGTACAGCGCTTCTAGATACGGCGATTCACATTGCCACGCAGGGCTGTTACGAGGACACGTCGCTGTACCGGAGGGTCGTCGGCAAGCGTGCCACGGGCGACGATGTGATGCAGGCTGCACGCAACGGAGACAAGCTTGGCCTTGCCACCGTGGCTAATTTCGCGGGGTGGCTTGGCCAGGGACTGTCGATTGTGGCCGATGTACTTGATCCTGAGCTCATTGTTTTGGGTGGCGGTGTTAGCGCAGATGCAGATATGTTCCTGCCAAAGACGAAGGAGCAATTAGCTGCAAATATTGTCGGATCGGGTTATCGGCCTTTGCCGCGGGTGGTTGTCGCTGAATTAGGGCCGGCGGCAGGTATGATCGGAGTGTCTGATCTCGCCCGCGACAGCCTGTGA
- a CDS encoding lysophospholipid acyltransferase family protein — translation MQNKWYWFYKHILLGPLAWVWSRPTTEGLDNIPKQGAAIVASNHQSVYDSFIFPLVCDRQLTFPAKSEYFTAPGLKGRIKKWFFTSVGQVPVYRGSEGAGENMLQAAREVLERGDLLGIYPEGTRAPDKRIYKGKTGMARVAMNTGAPVIPLGMINSADANPIGTKFIRPVQVKMRVGEAIDPHEWARSNGFDPGSNEVMRPFTDYVMAKLTELTGFSYVDVYATDVKKSLAEGKGYPPQARPH, via the coding sequence GTGCAAAACAAGTGGTACTGGTTCTATAAGCATATTCTTCTGGGGCCACTGGCATGGGTCTGGAGCCGTCCAACAACCGAAGGCCTCGACAATATCCCCAAGCAAGGGGCAGCTATCGTCGCATCCAATCACCAGTCGGTGTATGACTCCTTTATTTTCCCGCTGGTGTGCGACCGTCAGCTCACTTTTCCTGCCAAGAGCGAATATTTCACTGCGCCGGGATTAAAGGGCCGTATTAAAAAGTGGTTTTTCACTTCGGTTGGCCAGGTCCCGGTGTATCGGGGTTCTGAGGGCGCTGGTGAGAATATGCTTCAAGCGGCGCGTGAGGTTCTGGAGCGTGGGGATCTCCTCGGTATTTATCCCGAAGGCACTCGAGCGCCGGATAAGCGTATCTACAAAGGAAAGACGGGGATGGCGCGCGTGGCCATGAATACTGGAGCTCCAGTTATTCCTTTGGGGATGATCAACTCGGCTGATGCGAATCCGATTGGAACTAAGTTCATTCGCCCCGTCCAGGTCAAAATGCGGGTGGGGGAGGCTATTGACCCTCACGAATGGGCACGCAGCAATGGATTCGACCCAGGGTCCAATGAAGTAATGCGCCCGTTCACGGACTATGTCATGGCGAAATTAACGGAATTAACAGGTTTTTCTTACGTGGATGTGTATGCCACTGACGTGAAGAAATCTTTGGCTGAAGGGAAAGGGTACCCGCCGCAGGCACGCCCACACTAA
- a CDS encoding acyltransferase family protein, whose translation MSTQRLAWPDVAKGLSIIGVVVLHVSLLIPGARDTALSQANTVIDPLRMPLFFLVSGLFSSKVLNFSLPELFRRRLWFFLIPYLVWVPIEVTLTNEMRQLAGISEPFTLREYVELIVTGRNMAWFLYALVLFNLALWLTRKLPMWATVVVALSPVLGIQWHHEVPIVAKVIMYLPIFMAGTYACHVIKRFATTALTPTRILFALAGYLSAVALVIAWNNFIEANQSIVLPVPVIGGLDHTALQLLVNQLQYSLMLPAGVVLVVALTQVPGISDTLQFLGRNTLPIYLGHPIALTMLVSFPRELYDLPVGMEGAGFWMSTHVWIVIGLVASAAGGLGMWALGKVPGLRWSLYPPKLPEPKRTSSERRIIEPYTVGDAGRTHQ comes from the coding sequence ATGAGTACACAGCGACTTGCGTGGCCCGACGTGGCCAAAGGTTTGTCCATCATCGGGGTGGTCGTTCTCCACGTGTCCCTCTTAATCCCCGGGGCGAGAGACACAGCGTTGTCTCAGGCAAATACTGTTATTGACCCTTTGCGGATGCCGTTGTTCTTTCTTGTCAGTGGTCTTTTTTCCAGCAAGGTTTTGAACTTTAGCTTGCCTGAGCTTTTCCGTCGCAGACTGTGGTTTTTCCTCATCCCTTACCTAGTGTGGGTTCCTATCGAAGTCACCCTCACTAACGAGATGAGGCAATTAGCCGGTATTTCGGAGCCGTTTACTCTGCGGGAGTATGTGGAACTGATCGTCACGGGGCGAAATATGGCGTGGTTTCTTTACGCACTCGTTCTTTTTAACCTGGCCCTGTGGTTAACCCGAAAGCTTCCGATGTGGGCGACTGTTGTGGTTGCGCTGAGCCCAGTGTTGGGGATTCAGTGGCACCATGAGGTTCCGATCGTGGCGAAGGTGATTATGTACTTGCCGATTTTTATGGCGGGCACCTATGCCTGCCACGTGATTAAGCGCTTTGCGACGACAGCGCTGACGCCGACACGGATCCTGTTCGCTTTAGCCGGTTACCTGTCCGCAGTCGCACTTGTGATCGCCTGGAATAATTTTATCGAGGCCAACCAATCAATTGTTCTTCCCGTCCCGGTGATCGGAGGGTTGGATCACACCGCGTTGCAGCTTCTGGTCAACCAGCTTCAGTACAGTCTCATGCTTCCTGCGGGAGTGGTGCTAGTTGTGGCGCTGACACAGGTCCCTGGTATATCTGACACATTGCAGTTCCTCGGGCGTAATACTCTCCCAATTTATCTCGGGCATCCTATTGCGTTGACAATGTTGGTGTCGTTTCCTCGCGAACTTTATGATCTACCGGTGGGCATGGAGGGTGCGGGTTTTTGGATGTCTACCCACGTGTGGATTGTGATCGGCTTGGTAGCTTCGGCTGCTGGCGGGCTGGGTATGTGGGCGCTTGGAAAGGTGCCTGGACTACGCTGGTCTCTATACCCGCCGAAGCTGCCAGAGCCGAAGCGAACTAGTAGTGAGCGTCGCATCATCGAACCGTATACAGTCGGCGATGCTGGTCGCACTCATCAATAG
- a CDS encoding polyadenylate-specific 3'-exoribonuclease AS has product MRYFYDTEFIEDGRTIELVSIGIVSEDGREYYAVSTDFDSSAANDWVRENVLDKLPSPNDGAWKPTSTIRQDVYDFLTADSTRPELWAWVGAYDHVVLAQLWGDMAGLPRSLPRYTHELKQYWEMAGRPRLPKTPDGNHDALIDARHNLQKFKVCEKVLPLDAKGRAQRD; this is encoded by the coding sequence GTGAGGTACTTCTACGACACAGAGTTTATTGAGGACGGGCGCACCATTGAGTTGGTGAGCATCGGGATCGTGTCCGAAGATGGCAGAGAGTACTACGCTGTCTCTACCGATTTCGATTCGTCGGCAGCCAACGACTGGGTGCGGGAGAACGTGTTGGACAAACTGCCTAGCCCTAATGACGGCGCATGGAAGCCAACAAGCACGATCCGTCAAGATGTCTATGATTTTCTCACCGCTGATTCCACTCGGCCTGAACTGTGGGCATGGGTTGGTGCCTATGATCATGTTGTCTTGGCACAGTTGTGGGGGGACATGGCAGGTCTGCCGCGCAGCTTGCCACGGTACACCCATGAACTGAAACAGTATTGGGAGATGGCGGGGCGCCCCCGGTTGCCGAAGACTCCGGATGGCAACCATGATGCGCTTATCGACGCCCGGCATAACCTGCAGAAATTTAAGGTGTGCGAGAAAGTGTTGCCACTCGATGCGAAGGGGCGAGCGCAACGCGATTAG
- a CDS encoding class II 3-deoxy-7-phosphoheptulonate synthase codes for MSWTIDIPETVLPDLPPLPGDLNEKFQDVIARDAKQQPSWDKTKAENVRKILESVPPVVVAPEIHRLKAQMADVANGKAFLLQGGDCAETFESNTEPHIRANIKTLLQMAVVLTYGASMPVVKLARIAGQYAKPRSSDLDGNGLPNYRGDIVNGVEPTEEARRHDPSRMVRAYANSGAAMNLVRALTQSGTADLYNLDEWNREFVANSPAGARYEALSREISRSLAFMDACGVNDTHLRTSNIYASHEALLVDYERAMLRLGEDENGDTKLYDLSAHQLWIGERTRGIEDFHVNFAALIDNPIGLKLGPSVTPEEAVAYADRLDPHHEPGRLTMVARMGHDKIRQVLPGIIKAVEASGHKVVWQSDPMHGNTFTASNGYKTRHFDKVIDEVQGFFEVHRSLGTHPGGIHIELTGEDVTECLGGAQDITDVDLPGRYESACDPRLNTEQALELSFLVAEMLRY; via the coding sequence GTGAGTTGGACAATTGATATCCCCGAAACAGTTCTGCCGGACCTGCCACCGTTGCCCGGTGACCTGAATGAGAAGTTCCAGGACGTTATTGCCCGTGACGCGAAGCAGCAGCCGAGCTGGGACAAGACCAAGGCCGAGAATGTACGCAAGATTCTTGAGTCGGTCCCGCCTGTCGTCGTGGCGCCTGAAATCCATCGCCTGAAGGCACAGATGGCTGATGTTGCCAACGGGAAGGCCTTTCTCTTGCAGGGCGGTGACTGTGCTGAGACCTTTGAGTCCAACACGGAGCCACATATCCGCGCCAACATCAAGACCCTTCTGCAGATGGCAGTGGTGCTTACCTACGGCGCCTCGATGCCGGTGGTTAAGCTCGCCCGTATTGCGGGCCAGTATGCAAAGCCGAGGTCAAGTGACCTCGACGGCAACGGTCTTCCGAACTATCGCGGCGATATTGTCAACGGTGTGGAGCCGACCGAGGAGGCTCGTCGTCACGATCCTTCCCGTATGGTACGCGCTTACGCGAACTCCGGCGCAGCCATGAACTTGGTGCGTGCCTTGACTCAGTCCGGTACAGCAGACCTGTACAACTTGGATGAATGGAACCGCGAATTCGTCGCGAACTCACCAGCTGGTGCACGGTATGAAGCGCTGTCTCGCGAGATATCGCGTTCGCTGGCGTTTATGGATGCGTGTGGTGTCAACGACACTCACCTGCGTACCTCAAATATTTACGCGTCTCACGAGGCACTGCTTGTGGATTATGAGCGCGCAATGCTGCGTTTGGGGGAGGACGAGAACGGTGACACAAAGCTTTATGATTTGTCGGCGCACCAGTTGTGGATTGGTGAACGCACCCGCGGCATCGAGGATTTCCACGTAAACTTTGCAGCCTTGATTGATAATCCGATCGGTCTGAAGCTCGGCCCCTCGGTGACTCCGGAGGAGGCAGTAGCGTATGCGGACCGCCTTGATCCACACCACGAACCCGGACGCCTGACCATGGTTGCGCGGATGGGGCACGACAAGATTCGCCAGGTTTTACCTGGCATTATCAAGGCCGTTGAAGCATCTGGGCACAAGGTTGTCTGGCAGTCTGATCCGATGCACGGCAACACCTTTACTGCATCGAACGGGTACAAGACCCGCCACTTCGACAAGGTTATCGACGAAGTCCAAGGCTTCTTCGAGGTTCATCGTTCTTTGGGTACCCACCCCGGCGGTATTCACATTGAGCTCACCGGTGAGGATGTGACGGAGTGCCTAGGTGGAGCCCAGGACATCACTGATGTGGATTTGCCTGGCCGCTACGAGTCGGCGTGTGATCCACGGCTGAATACTGAGCAGGCCCTCGAGTTGTCCTTCCTCGTCGCGGAGATGCTGCGTTACTAG
- the pknB gene encoding Stk1 family PASTA domain-containing Ser/Thr kinase, producing MKQLAVGDYLEDRYRIDHPIARGGMSTVYRCVDERLGREVAAKVMDDRYVDDAVFLDRFRREARAMAQLTHPNLVNVYDFSVHGDHAFLIMELITGGTLRELLAERGPMPPHAATAVMRAVLTGLSVAHAKGMVHRDIKPDNILINSDNRVKLADFGLVRAASDAKHSTDQIVGTVAYLSPEQVDGNEITQASDVYSSGIVLFELLTGTTPFSGDTQLAHAFARINEDVPPPSSRIEGVPKLFDELVATATAREPHARFRDAGDFLAALDDVAAELNLPAYTVPVPTESAAHRAAAVPTNMGPGDARDNDPSVDDTAHDAGATSVIHAQLPEPYNETRVQPVVPPPAPAPQPAAPPPAHASGHEPAVQRNVEPPAPESNRSSMSLLVWLIIIGVLTAAVAIGAWWFGSGRYGEIPQVLGMDRDQAVTAVSEAGFEPATEIVYHNDVPKDQPVGTDPPGGNKALPGEEVTVLISQGKPTVPEVPAGMGVEDYRALADQRTFEVTTGESVYSSDAPVGSIAVTDPPAGTPLSIGSTITVSVSKGPEPIAVPDIRGLPEADAIAALENAGLNVGEISETFDDEIYGGNVVSTDPAKATELERGDTVDLVISNARTIPDVSGKTIDDATDALEEKGITVDRTTRSSDQVSDTAHRVLSTDPPAWTNLEPNSAEVVLILPGQVTVPNFVGMRVEDARALADEVGLKINRGSRYNDEVITKQRTQASDAVRPGSTVRVESE from the coding sequence ATGAAGCAGCTCGCCGTTGGAGATTACTTGGAGGACCGCTACCGCATCGATCACCCGATCGCCCGCGGAGGAATGTCCACCGTGTACCGCTGCGTCGACGAGCGACTCGGGCGTGAGGTCGCCGCCAAGGTGATGGATGACCGCTACGTCGACGACGCCGTGTTCCTCGACCGATTTCGCCGCGAGGCCCGCGCAATGGCCCAGCTCACCCACCCTAACCTAGTCAATGTGTATGACTTCTCCGTCCACGGCGACCATGCCTTTCTGATCATGGAGTTGATCACCGGTGGGACGCTGCGCGAACTGTTAGCAGAACGTGGACCTATGCCACCGCATGCTGCCACCGCAGTGATGCGCGCCGTACTCACCGGGCTGTCTGTAGCACATGCGAAGGGGATGGTGCACCGCGATATCAAGCCGGATAACATCCTGATCAACTCTGATAATCGGGTGAAGCTGGCAGACTTCGGGCTTGTGCGTGCCGCTAGCGACGCGAAGCATTCGACCGACCAAATTGTGGGCACGGTAGCCTATCTGTCCCCCGAGCAAGTCGATGGTAACGAGATCACACAAGCCTCGGACGTTTATTCTTCCGGCATCGTCTTATTTGAGCTTCTCACCGGTACTACCCCATTTTCCGGCGACACTCAGCTGGCTCACGCGTTCGCGCGCATTAACGAGGATGTGCCTCCCCCATCGAGTCGCATCGAGGGAGTACCTAAGCTTTTCGACGAGTTGGTTGCCACCGCTACCGCACGTGAGCCTCACGCCAGGTTCCGCGATGCCGGAGACTTCCTGGCAGCGCTTGACGATGTAGCTGCCGAACTGAACCTACCTGCCTACACCGTGCCGGTGCCCACTGAGTCCGCAGCGCATCGTGCCGCCGCAGTACCTACCAACATGGGCCCCGGAGACGCGCGAGACAACGACCCCTCGGTCGACGACACAGCACATGATGCTGGTGCTACCAGCGTGATCCACGCCCAACTTCCAGAGCCGTACAACGAAACACGGGTTCAGCCCGTTGTCCCTCCTCCTGCACCTGCTCCACAGCCTGCTGCTCCCCCGCCGGCGCATGCTTCGGGCCACGAGCCGGCGGTTCAGCGCAACGTCGAACCGCCTGCGCCTGAAAGCAACCGTTCCTCAATGTCGCTTTTGGTGTGGTTGATCATCATTGGGGTTTTAACCGCCGCTGTCGCAATTGGTGCCTGGTGGTTCGGCTCAGGCCGATACGGGGAAATCCCTCAGGTACTTGGTATGGACCGTGACCAGGCAGTCACCGCCGTCAGTGAAGCAGGTTTTGAGCCCGCAACAGAAATTGTGTACCACAATGACGTTCCCAAAGATCAGCCGGTGGGTACAGACCCGCCCGGTGGTAATAAAGCACTTCCCGGCGAAGAAGTGACGGTGCTGATTTCCCAGGGAAAACCCACGGTGCCTGAAGTCCCGGCAGGCATGGGCGTGGAAGATTACCGGGCACTAGCTGATCAGCGCACTTTCGAGGTCACCACTGGCGAATCGGTTTACTCCTCTGATGCGCCCGTTGGTTCCATCGCCGTCACCGACCCACCCGCGGGGACACCTTTGTCCATTGGATCGACGATCACTGTTTCCGTCTCCAAGGGCCCCGAGCCGATTGCTGTGCCCGACATTCGAGGACTTCCCGAAGCCGATGCCATTGCGGCACTGGAAAATGCTGGTCTCAACGTCGGCGAGATCAGTGAGACCTTTGACGACGAGATCTATGGTGGCAACGTCGTTAGCACTGACCCTGCGAAAGCCACCGAACTTGAACGCGGCGACACAGTCGACCTTGTCATCTCCAATGCCAGAACTATTCCAGACGTTAGCGGAAAAACTATCGACGACGCCACCGACGCTTTAGAAGAAAAAGGAATTACCGTCGACCGCACAACACGCAGTTCAGACCAGGTCTCAGATACCGCCCACCGCGTTCTGTCGACTGATCCACCGGCGTGGACCAATCTCGAACCCAATAGTGCCGAGGTTGTGCTGATACTTCCGGGTCAAGTGACTGTGCCAAACTTTGTGGGCATGCGTGTCGAAGACGCCCGGGCACTCGCCGACGAGGTTGGCCTAAAAATTAATCGCGGTAGTCGCTACAACGACGAAGTGATCACCAAGCAGCGGACACAGGCCAGCGACGCGGTACGGCCGGGTTCTACCGTGCGGGTTGAGTCAGAATAA
- a CDS encoding Rv2175c family DNA-binding protein, producing the protein MTNLDALLSDENLLTFPQVADQLAVPVTKVHDLVRTSKLVRYRKDGTNYVPAALFDEYGELPKFVSGVVTVLADNNFSEEEILEYLFTEDDSLPGRPVDALHGHLAREVIRRAQAMAF; encoded by the coding sequence ATGACAAATCTTGATGCATTGCTATCCGACGAGAACCTGTTGACCTTCCCCCAGGTTGCAGACCAGCTCGCTGTCCCTGTGACGAAGGTGCATGATCTCGTGCGTACTTCGAAGCTGGTGCGCTACCGCAAAGATGGGACGAACTACGTGCCTGCCGCACTATTCGACGAGTATGGTGAGCTGCCCAAGTTTGTTTCCGGGGTGGTGACTGTCCTGGCGGATAACAATTTCTCTGAGGAGGAAATCCTCGAGTATTTATTTACTGAGGATGACTCGTTGCCTGGTCGCCCTGTTGACGCACTGCATGGACACTTGGCGCGAGAGGTGATTCGGCGCGCTCAGGCGATGGCGTTTTAG